In one Oryza glaberrima chromosome 2, OglaRS2, whole genome shotgun sequence genomic region, the following are encoded:
- the LOC127761152 gene encoding putative D-cysteine desulfhydrase 1, mitochondrial isoform X2 → MARGAHQAPGGFWTVAAAPTRCSLPHSLPIPLLAAAAAAAWMAGVSAASAAGKIGSFLSKRPYAPPSWASHLSPAPSQTFSLGHFPTPIHKWNLPNLPNGTEVWIKRDDISGMQLSGNKVRKLEFLMADAVAQGADCVITVGGIQSNHCRATAVAAKYINLDCYLILRTSKLLVDKDPGLVGNLLVERLVGAHIDLVSKEEYGKIGSVALADLLKKKLLEEGRKPYVIPVGGSNSLGTWGYIEAIREIEHQIQISGDVQFDDIVVACGSGGTIAGLALGSKLSSLKAKVHAFSVCDDPGYFHSYVQDLIDGLHSDLRSHDLVNIENAKGLGYAMNTAEELKFVKDIATATGIVLDPVYSGKAAYGMLKDMGANPAKWEGRKILFVHTGGLLGLYDKVDELSSLSGSWRRMDLEESVPRKDGTGNS, encoded by the exons ATGgcgcgtggggcccaccaggCACCAGGTGGGTTTTGGACTGTAGCTGCTGCCCCGACGCGCTGCTCGCTGCCCCACTCTCTCCCCattcccctcctcgccgccgccgccgccgccgcgtggatGGCCGGAgtttccgccgcctccgccgccgggaagATCGGGAGCTTCCTCTCCAAGAGGCCGTACGCGCCGCCGTCCTGGGCCTCGCACCTGTCCCCCGCCCCCTCGCAGACCTTCTCGCTCGGCCAT TTCCCGACGCCGATCCACAAGTGGAATCTGCCCAATTTGCCGAATGGCACGGAGGTGTGGATCAAG CGAGACGACATCTCAGGCATGCAGTTGAGCGGGAACAAGGTCCGGAAGCTCGAGTTCCTGATGGCGGATGCCGTCGCGCAGGGTGCTGACTGCGTTATAACTGTAGGTGGCATCCAGAGCAATCACTGCCGTGCCACCGCAGTGGCTGCAAAGTATATAAATCTTGATTGTTATCTGATACTGCGCACATCCAAG CTTCTTGTGGATAAGGACCCTGGTTTGGTTGGGAATCTCCTTGTTGAGAGATTGGTGGGAGCGCATATTGATCTTGTTTCAAAAGAAGAATATGGAAAAATTGGCAGTGTG GCTTTAGCGGACTTGCTGAAAAAGAAGCTTTTGGAAGAAGGCCGAAAACCATATGTTATTCCTGTTGGTGGATCAAACTCTCTAGGAACTTG GGGATATATAGAAGCAATAAGGGAGATTGAACATCAAATTCAGATATCAGGTGATGTTCAGTTTGACGACATTGTTGTTGCATGTGGCAG CGGTGGAACCATTGCTGGTCTTGCTTTAGGATCAAAATTGAGTAGCTTAAAGGCAAAA GTCCATGCTTTCTCTGTTTGTGATGATCCTGGATATTTCCATTCCTATGTTCAAGACCTGATTGATGGACTTCATTCTGATTTGCGTTCACATGATTTAGTCAACATTGAAAAT GCTAAGGGCTTAGGTTATGCCATGAACACAGCTGAGGAGCTTAAGTTTGTTAAAGATATAGCTACAGCAACAGGCATTGTCCTTGATCCAGTCTACAG TGGAAAGGCAGCATATGGAATGCTGAAAGACATGGGTGCTAATCCAGCTAAGTGGGAAGGGCGAAAAATTCTTTTTGTACATACAGGTGGTCTTCTTGGTTTGTATGATAAGGTTGATGAGTTATCATCTTTGAGTGGGAGTTGGCGCAGAATGGATCTTGAAGAATCTGTTCCACGCAAAGATGGAACTG GTAATTCATGA
- the LOC127761151 gene encoding probable cyclic nucleotide-gated ion channel 20, chloroplastic isoform X2, with product MSDQERDDIPMLLRNVELPTFPPRSTSMCIPVRDDEYEEDTFVPHTGPLFVQPPTQTAAAGIPFTNTPDMPPRPPQGKQVNKPHAIMPEEIGGNRWSYSGNVPKNEHLMMSGPLGQCDDPDCVNCPPACKNKRHFHRGSSTLDSKFHNFLCEHGGGWKKEIERFLSRIPVMNPHAKVVQQWNQFFVISCLVAIFIDPLFFFLLSVQKDNKCIVLNWHFATALAVVRSVTDAIYFLHMLLQFRLAYVAPESRVVGAGDLVDEPKKIAVHYLRGYFLLDFFVVLPLPQYVPRIIRFVPLLGGQSDSSANGFIFESAWANFVINLLMFVLAGHVVGSCWYLFGLQRVNQCLRNACSASKIPSCDGFIDCGRGINIGKQNQLSRQQWFNDSASTACFDTGDNGFHYGIYEQAVLLTTEDNAVKRYIYSLFWGFQQISTLAGNLVPSYFAWEVLFTMAIIGLGLLLFALLIGNMQNFLQALGRRRLEMQLRRRDVEQWMSHRRLPEDLRRRVRRAERFTWAATQGVNEEELLSNLPEDIQRDIRRHFFRFLNKVRLFTLMDWPILDAICDKLRQNLYISGSDILYQGGPVEKMVFIVRGKLESISADGSKAPLHEGDVCGEELLTWYLEHSSANRDGGRMRFHGMRLVAIRTVRCLTNVEAFVLRASDLEEVTSQFSRFLRNPRVQGAIRYESPYWRTIAATRIQVAWRYRNRRLKRAGMSKLNDQSYNSALERGARECDARQHGRV from the exons ATGTCTGACCAGGAGAGAGATGATATTCCTATGCTACTAAGAAATGTTGAGCTACCAACGTTTCCTCCTAGAAGTACATCAATGTGCATACCAGTTAGGGATGATGAATACGAAGAAGACACATTTGTACCCCATACTGGTCCTCTGTTTGTTCAGCCACCAACACAAACTGCAGCAGCGGGCATTCCATTTACAAATACACCAGATATgcctcctcgacctccacaAGGAAAACAAGTCAACAAGCCACATGCGATAATGCCAGAAGAAATTGGAGGAAACAGGTGGTCTTATAGTGGGAATGTTCCAAAGAATGAACATTTGATGATGTCTGGACCTTTGGGACAATGTGACGATCCTGATTGTGTCAACTGCCCTCCTGCTTGTAAAAACAAAAGGCATTTTCACAGAGGATCAAGTACATTGGACAGTAAG TTCCATAATTTTCTTTGTGAGCATGGTGGTGGATGGAAGAAGGAAATTGAGCGTTTCCTTTCACGCATTCCAGTTATGAACCCACATGCAAAAGTTGTTCAGCAATGGAATCAGTTCTTTGTGATATCATGCCTGGTTGCCATATTCATTGACCCACTATTTTTCTTCCTATTATCAGTTCAAAAG GATAACAAGTGCATTGTGTTGAACTGGCATTTTGCTACAGCACTTGCAGTTGTGAGAAGCGTGACTGATGCTATTTATTTTCTACACATGCTTCTTCAG TTCAGACTGGCTTATGTAGCTCCAGAATCGCGAGTAGTGGGAGCTGGAGATTTAGTAGACGAGCCAAAGAAAATTGCTGTCCATTATCTTCGTGGATATTTTTTACTCGACTTCTTCGTTGTGCTTCCACTCCCTCAG TATGTTCCCCGCATCATCAGATTTGTACCATTGCTTGGTGGTCAGTCTGACTCATCTGCCAATGGATTCATATTCGAGTCAGCGTGGGCTAACTTTGTGATTAACCTTCTAATGTTTGTTTTGGCGGGACATGTTGTTGGTTCATGTTGGTACCTATTTGGATTGCAG AGGGTCAACCAATGCCTACGGAATGCTTGTTCTGCATCAAAAATTCCATCTTGTGATGGTTTTATAGATTGTGGACGTGGCATTAATATTGGGAAGCAGAATCAACTAAGCAGACAGCAGTGGTTTAATGATTCAGCCTCAACAGCTTGTTTCGACACTGGAGACAACGGTTTCCACTATGGGATTTATGAACAGGCTGTTTTGCTAACTACAGAGGACAATGCTGTTAAAcgttatatatattcattattttGGGGTTTCCAG CAAATAAGTACGCTAGCTGGTAATCTTGTCCCAAGTTATTTTGCATGGGAAGTCCTGTTTACTATGGCTATTATTGGTTTGGGGCTGTTGCTTTTCGCATTACTTATTGGGAACATGCAAAATTTTCTCCAAGCTCTTGGAAGACG GAGACTAGAAATGCAACTTAGGAGGCGTGATGTTGAACAGTGGATGAGCCATAGACGCCTGCCAGAAGATTTAAGAAG GAGGGTTAGACGCGCAGAAAGGTTCACCTGGGCAGCTACCCAAGGGGTGAATGAAGAGGAGCTTTTAAGTAATTTACCAGAAGATATTCAAAGGGACATACGCCGTCATTTCTTTAGATTTCTTAACAAG GTCCGATTATTCACATTGATGGATTGGCCTATCTTGGATGCTATATGTGACAAACTAAGACAAAACTTGTATATTAGCGGCAGTGACATCCTTTATCAAGGTGGTCCAGTTGAAAAAATGGTCTTCATAGTGAGGGGAAAGCTAGAAAGCATCAGTGCAGATGGAAGCAAAGCTCCGTTACATGAAGGTGATGTATGTGGAGAGGAGCTCCTGACATGGTACTTGGAACACTCTTCAGCTAACAGAG ATGGTGGGAGAATGAGATTCCATGGTATGCGTTTGGTTGCTATTCGTACTGTAAGATGTTTAACAAATGTTGAAGCTTTTGTACTAAGGGCAAGCGATCTCGAAGAAGTAACTTCACAATTTTCACGATTCTTGCGCAATCCACGAGTGCAGGGTGCAATCAG GTATGAGTCACCCTACTGGAGAACCATTGCTGCAACGCGTATTCAAGTCGCATGGAGGTATCGGAATAGGCGATTGAAGCGAGCTGGGATGTCGAAGTTGAACGATCAATCTTATAATTCTGCATTGGAACGTGGCGCGCGTGAATGTGATGCTCGTCAGCATGGGCGGGTATGA
- the LOC127761153 gene encoding universal stress protein PHOS32, producing MAAEKRTIGLGMDYSPSSKAAAKWAVDNLVKAGDRIILVHVLPKGADASHKELWKSTGSPLIPLLEFMEMNVQARYGINPDKEVLEILQAESKSKQVEVLAKVYWGDAREKLCEAVDDLKVNTFVLGCRGLGPLKRALLGSVSNYVVNNATCPVTVVRAPTGSNA from the exons ATGGCGGCTGAGAAGCGAACCATTGGGCTCGGCATGGACTACTCGCCGTCGAGCAAGGCCGCGGCGAAGTGGGCGGTGGATAACCTGGTGAAGGCCGGCGACCGGATCATCCTCGTCCATGTCCTTCCCAAAGGAGCAGATGCCAGCCACAAGGAGCTCTGGAAGAGCACCGGCTCAC CTTTGATTCCTCTGCTGGAGTTTATGGAGATGAACGTGCAGGCGAGGTATGGGATCAACCCCGATAAGGAGGTACTGGAGATCCTGCAAGCTGAATCCAAGTCCAAGCAG GTTGAAGTACTGGCAAAAGTTTACTGGGGTGATGCAAGGGAGAAACTCTGTGAGGCAGTAGACGATCTCAAGGTGAATACCTTTGTTCTTGGTTGCAGGGGACTAGGACCCTTGAAAAG GGCCCTACTTGGAAGTGTTAGCAACTATGTTGTCAACAATGCAACCTGCCCGGTTACTGTGGTGCGTGCACCAACCGGGTCAAATGCCTGA
- the LOC127761152 gene encoding putative D-cysteine desulfhydrase 1, mitochondrial isoform X1: MARGAHQAPGGFWTVAAAPTRCSLPHSLPIPLLAAAAAAAWMAGVSAASAAGKIGSFLSKRPYAPPSWASHLSPAPSQTFSLGHFPTPIHKWNLPNLPNGTEVWIKRDDISGMQLSGNKVRKLEFLMADAVAQGADCVITVGGIQSNHCRATAVAAKYINLDCYLILRTSKLLVDKDPGLVGNLLVERLVGAHIDLVSKEEYGKIGSVALADLLKKKLLEEGRKPYVIPVGGSNSLGTWGYIEAIREIEHQIQISGDVQFDDIVVACGSGGTIAGLALGSKLSSLKAKVHAFSVCDDPGYFHSYVQDLIDGLHSDLRSHDLVNIENAKGLGYAMNTAEELKFVKDIATATGIVLDPVYSGKAAYGMLKDMGANPAKWEGRKILFVHTGGLLGLYDKVDELSSLSGSWRRMDLEESVPRKDGTGKMF, from the exons ATGgcgcgtggggcccaccaggCACCAGGTGGGTTTTGGACTGTAGCTGCTGCCCCGACGCGCTGCTCGCTGCCCCACTCTCTCCCCattcccctcctcgccgccgccgccgccgccgcgtggatGGCCGGAgtttccgccgcctccgccgccgggaagATCGGGAGCTTCCTCTCCAAGAGGCCGTACGCGCCGCCGTCCTGGGCCTCGCACCTGTCCCCCGCCCCCTCGCAGACCTTCTCGCTCGGCCAT TTCCCGACGCCGATCCACAAGTGGAATCTGCCCAATTTGCCGAATGGCACGGAGGTGTGGATCAAG CGAGACGACATCTCAGGCATGCAGTTGAGCGGGAACAAGGTCCGGAAGCTCGAGTTCCTGATGGCGGATGCCGTCGCGCAGGGTGCTGACTGCGTTATAACTGTAGGTGGCATCCAGAGCAATCACTGCCGTGCCACCGCAGTGGCTGCAAAGTATATAAATCTTGATTGTTATCTGATACTGCGCACATCCAAG CTTCTTGTGGATAAGGACCCTGGTTTGGTTGGGAATCTCCTTGTTGAGAGATTGGTGGGAGCGCATATTGATCTTGTTTCAAAAGAAGAATATGGAAAAATTGGCAGTGTG GCTTTAGCGGACTTGCTGAAAAAGAAGCTTTTGGAAGAAGGCCGAAAACCATATGTTATTCCTGTTGGTGGATCAAACTCTCTAGGAACTTG GGGATATATAGAAGCAATAAGGGAGATTGAACATCAAATTCAGATATCAGGTGATGTTCAGTTTGACGACATTGTTGTTGCATGTGGCAG CGGTGGAACCATTGCTGGTCTTGCTTTAGGATCAAAATTGAGTAGCTTAAAGGCAAAA GTCCATGCTTTCTCTGTTTGTGATGATCCTGGATATTTCCATTCCTATGTTCAAGACCTGATTGATGGACTTCATTCTGATTTGCGTTCACATGATTTAGTCAACATTGAAAAT GCTAAGGGCTTAGGTTATGCCATGAACACAGCTGAGGAGCTTAAGTTTGTTAAAGATATAGCTACAGCAACAGGCATTGTCCTTGATCCAGTCTACAG TGGAAAGGCAGCATATGGAATGCTGAAAGACATGGGTGCTAATCCAGCTAAGTGGGAAGGGCGAAAAATTCTTTTTGTACATACAGGTGGTCTTCTTGGTTTGTATGATAAGGTTGATGAGTTATCATCTTTGAGTGGGAGTTGGCGCAGAATGGATCTTGAAGAATCTGTTCCACGCAAAGATGGAACTGGTAAGATGTTCTGA
- the LOC127761151 gene encoding probable cyclic nucleotide-gated ion channel 20, chloroplastic isoform X1, which yields MSDQERDDIPMLLRNVELPTFPPRSTSMCIPVRDDEYEEDTFVPHTGPLFVQPPTQTAAAGIPFTNTPDMPPRPPQGKQVNKPHAIMPEEIGGNRWSYSGNVPKNEHLMMSGPLGQCDDPDCVNCPPACKNKRHFHRGSSTLDSKFHNFLCEHGGGWKKEIERFLSRIPVMNPHAKVVQQWNQFFVISCLVAIFIDPLFFFLLSVQKDNKCIVLNWHFATALAVVRSVTDAIYFLHMLLQFRLAYVAPESRVVGAGDLVDEPKKIAVHYLRGYFLLDFFVVLPLPQVMILLVIPKYVGLSTANYAKNLLRITVLLQYVPRIIRFVPLLGGQSDSSANGFIFESAWANFVINLLMFVLAGHVVGSCWYLFGLQRVNQCLRNACSASKIPSCDGFIDCGRGINIGKQNQLSRQQWFNDSASTACFDTGDNGFHYGIYEQAVLLTTEDNAVKRYIYSLFWGFQQISTLAGNLVPSYFAWEVLFTMAIIGLGLLLFALLIGNMQNFLQALGRRRLEMQLRRRDVEQWMSHRRLPEDLRRRVRRAERFTWAATQGVNEEELLSNLPEDIQRDIRRHFFRFLNKVRLFTLMDWPILDAICDKLRQNLYISGSDILYQGGPVEKMVFIVRGKLESISADGSKAPLHEGDVCGEELLTWYLEHSSANRDGGRMRFHGMRLVAIRTVRCLTNVEAFVLRASDLEEVTSQFSRFLRNPRVQGAIRYESPYWRTIAATRIQVAWRYRNRRLKRAGMSKLNDQSYNSALERGARECDARQHGRV from the exons ATGTCTGACCAGGAGAGAGATGATATTCCTATGCTACTAAGAAATGTTGAGCTACCAACGTTTCCTCCTAGAAGTACATCAATGTGCATACCAGTTAGGGATGATGAATACGAAGAAGACACATTTGTACCCCATACTGGTCCTCTGTTTGTTCAGCCACCAACACAAACTGCAGCAGCGGGCATTCCATTTACAAATACACCAGATATgcctcctcgacctccacaAGGAAAACAAGTCAACAAGCCACATGCGATAATGCCAGAAGAAATTGGAGGAAACAGGTGGTCTTATAGTGGGAATGTTCCAAAGAATGAACATTTGATGATGTCTGGACCTTTGGGACAATGTGACGATCCTGATTGTGTCAACTGCCCTCCTGCTTGTAAAAACAAAAGGCATTTTCACAGAGGATCAAGTACATTGGACAGTAAG TTCCATAATTTTCTTTGTGAGCATGGTGGTGGATGGAAGAAGGAAATTGAGCGTTTCCTTTCACGCATTCCAGTTATGAACCCACATGCAAAAGTTGTTCAGCAATGGAATCAGTTCTTTGTGATATCATGCCTGGTTGCCATATTCATTGACCCACTATTTTTCTTCCTATTATCAGTTCAAAAG GATAACAAGTGCATTGTGTTGAACTGGCATTTTGCTACAGCACTTGCAGTTGTGAGAAGCGTGACTGATGCTATTTATTTTCTACACATGCTTCTTCAG TTCAGACTGGCTTATGTAGCTCCAGAATCGCGAGTAGTGGGAGCTGGAGATTTAGTAGACGAGCCAAAGAAAATTGCTGTCCATTATCTTCGTGGATATTTTTTACTCGACTTCTTCGTTGTGCTTCCACTCCCTCAG GTGATGATATTGCTGGTCATCCCTAAATATGTTGGGTTATCAACTGCAAACTATGCTAAGAATTTATTGCGTATCACTGTTCTTCTTCAGTATGTTCCCCGCATCATCAGATTTGTACCATTGCTTGGTGGTCAGTCTGACTCATCTGCCAATGGATTCATATTCGAGTCAGCGTGGGCTAACTTTGTGATTAACCTTCTAATGTTTGTTTTGGCGGGACATGTTGTTGGTTCATGTTGGTACCTATTTGGATTGCAG AGGGTCAACCAATGCCTACGGAATGCTTGTTCTGCATCAAAAATTCCATCTTGTGATGGTTTTATAGATTGTGGACGTGGCATTAATATTGGGAAGCAGAATCAACTAAGCAGACAGCAGTGGTTTAATGATTCAGCCTCAACAGCTTGTTTCGACACTGGAGACAACGGTTTCCACTATGGGATTTATGAACAGGCTGTTTTGCTAACTACAGAGGACAATGCTGTTAAAcgttatatatattcattattttGGGGTTTCCAG CAAATAAGTACGCTAGCTGGTAATCTTGTCCCAAGTTATTTTGCATGGGAAGTCCTGTTTACTATGGCTATTATTGGTTTGGGGCTGTTGCTTTTCGCATTACTTATTGGGAACATGCAAAATTTTCTCCAAGCTCTTGGAAGACG GAGACTAGAAATGCAACTTAGGAGGCGTGATGTTGAACAGTGGATGAGCCATAGACGCCTGCCAGAAGATTTAAGAAG GAGGGTTAGACGCGCAGAAAGGTTCACCTGGGCAGCTACCCAAGGGGTGAATGAAGAGGAGCTTTTAAGTAATTTACCAGAAGATATTCAAAGGGACATACGCCGTCATTTCTTTAGATTTCTTAACAAG GTCCGATTATTCACATTGATGGATTGGCCTATCTTGGATGCTATATGTGACAAACTAAGACAAAACTTGTATATTAGCGGCAGTGACATCCTTTATCAAGGTGGTCCAGTTGAAAAAATGGTCTTCATAGTGAGGGGAAAGCTAGAAAGCATCAGTGCAGATGGAAGCAAAGCTCCGTTACATGAAGGTGATGTATGTGGAGAGGAGCTCCTGACATGGTACTTGGAACACTCTTCAGCTAACAGAG ATGGTGGGAGAATGAGATTCCATGGTATGCGTTTGGTTGCTATTCGTACTGTAAGATGTTTAACAAATGTTGAAGCTTTTGTACTAAGGGCAAGCGATCTCGAAGAAGTAACTTCACAATTTTCACGATTCTTGCGCAATCCACGAGTGCAGGGTGCAATCAG GTATGAGTCACCCTACTGGAGAACCATTGCTGCAACGCGTATTCAAGTCGCATGGAGGTATCGGAATAGGCGATTGAAGCGAGCTGGGATGTCGAAGTTGAACGATCAATCTTATAATTCTGCATTGGAACGTGGCGCGCGTGAATGTGATGCTCGTCAGCATGGGCGGGTATGA